Part of the Streptomyces sp. NBC_01264 genome, GTCTTCGCGGTGCCCGGTCCGGCGGAGCTGCTGGTGGAGGGCCCGACGAGCTGCGTGGCCACGGTCATCGGCGGCAGGCTGCTCCACCGCCGTCGCTGAGCCCGGGGGAGTCCGCCCGGCCGGGGCGGTCCCCGCGGACCAGGAAGACGGCCACGCACGCGAAGACGACCATGAGGATGGTGGCCGTCGAGGCGAGCAGGGACCAGCCGCCGGTGTGAGGGGTGACGGCCTCGTCGACACCACCGCTGGAGAAGATGGTCGTTGGGTCCGTGAGGGCGTGGAGGACGATCGCGGACCAGATGGTGCCGGTCAGACGCATGACGAGGTACATGCACACGCCGAAGCCGAAGGTGTAGACGACGGTGACGAGCACCGTGCCCACCTTCATCCCGGACAGCACGTTGGACCCGTGCATGAGGGCGAACAGCAGCGACGAGACCACCATCACGAACCGCTCGGAATGCCCGGCGCCGCGGAGCAGCTCGACCGCGAGGCCGCGCGTCGCGAGCTCCTCGGCGAGTCCCACGCAGACCCCGAGCAGGGCGATGAGGAGGATCTGCTCCGGCCGCCAGATGCTCCAGTCGGTGGCCGCGGCATGGCCGACGACGGCGATGAGCGCGAGCGCGGGACCGATCCACATCCAGGGCCGGCCCACGGCCGTCCGCCTGGCGAAGACCGAGCGGAGCCGGCCGATGGCGGCCGAGAAGCCGAGGAGGGTCACGGCGCCGATCGCGATCGGCAGCACGAGGGCGAAGAAGATGCTCGCGCCCGTCGCCAGTACGTCGTCCTGGTCCACCTCGTCGCCGAAGACGGCGCCGATGGCGCGCCCGACCAGCAGGTAGTACGCCAGATACCCGGCGATCACCAGGACGGCCTTCCCCAGGGTCGGCCGATCGAAGAAACCCCTCCGGGACGTGACCGGGCCGTCGTCCACCGGATGCGCCATGACGGACCAACCTATCTCTACTCTTTTAGGGCTATCGAACAATAAGCCATGGAACCTCCCCTGATGGGTCAATGCGGGCGGCCGGGTGCGGTCCACGGGGGCCTGCGAGAATGGCGGGGCGGTCCGCAGGACCCTGCCGAACCGTTCGCCGGACCATTCGCACCATTCGCACCGCACCCGAGGGGCCCACGCCAGTGACATCAGCTTCCCTGGACAAGCAGCCGCACGAAGTCGCGTCCATGTTCGACGGCGTGGCGGCGAACTACGACCTCACCAACGACGTCCTCTCCCTCGGGCAGGCCCGCCTGTGGCGCAAGGAGGTCGCCAAGGCGGTCGGCGCGCGCCCCGGGCAGCTGGTCCTCGACCTGGCCGCCGGCACGGCCACCTCCTCGCTGCCCTTCGCGGCGACCGGCGCGTACGTCGTGCCCTGCGACTTCTCCCTCGGCATGCTCCGCGAAGGCAAGAAGCGCAACCCCTGGCTCCCGCTGACGGCGGGCGACGCGACGAAGCTCCCCTTCAAGGACGACGCCTTCGACACCGTCACCATCTCCTTCGGCCTGCGCAACGTCCAGGACACCGACGCCGCCCTGCGCGAGCTGTACCGGGTCACGAAGCCCGGCGGCCAGGTCGTGATCTGCGAGTTCTCGCAGCCCACCTGGGCCCCCTTCCGGACCGTGTACACCGAGTACCTGATGCGCGCGATGCCGCCGGTGGCCCGCGCGGTCTCCTCCAACCCCGACGCGTACGTCTACCTCGCCGACTCCATCCGCGCCTGGCCCGACCAGCCGGCGCTGGCCGGGCTGCTGCAGAAGGCCGGCTGGTCCAAGGTGGCCTGGCGCAACCTGAGCGGCGGCATCGTGGCCCTGCACCGCGGCACCAAGCACGCGTAGTACGGGGCCGCGGAGATGGACTACCAGGCCCTGCTGGAGCAGGTCGCCACCGACATCGCCCCGCTGATCGGCAGCGGCGCCACCGCCGAATACATCCCGGCGCTGGCGTCCGTGGACCCCCGGCAGTTCGGGATGGCCATCGCCGACCTCGACGGCAACGTGTTCGGAGTGGGGGACTGGCAGACCCCCTTCTCCGCCCAGTCCATCACCAAGGTCTTCGCACTGGCCCTCGCGCTCGCCGAGGGCGGCGACAGCCTGTGGGAGCGGGTGGGCCGGGAACCCTCCGGCAACCCCTTCAACTCCCTCGTGCAGCTGGAGTACGAGAACGGCATCCCGCGCAACCCCTTCATCAACGCGGGCGCGCTCGTCGTCACCGACCGGCTCCAGACGCTGACGGGCGACGCGAGCAGCGAACTGCTGCGCTTCCTCCGGGAGGAGAGCCAGAACCCGGAGGTCACCTTCGACGCGGAGGTCGCCGCCTCCGAACAGGAACACGGGGACCGGAACGCGGCCCTGGCCCACTTCATGGCCGCCTACGGGAACATCGACAACCCGGTGCCGATGCTGCTGGAGCACTACTTCTGGCAGTGCTCCATCGAGATGAGCTGCGCCGACCTGGCCCGCGCCGGCCGCTTCCTGGCCCGGCACGGGCTGCGCGCGGACGGCTCGCGCCTCCTGACGCGCAGCGAGGCGAAGCAGGTCAACGCGGTGATGCTGACCTGTGGGACGTACGACGCGGCGGGGGAGTTCGCCTACCGGGTGGGGCTGCCCGGAAAGAGCGGCGTCGGCGGGGGCATCGTGGCGGTCGTGCCGGGCGCGTGCACGCTGGCCGCGTGGAGCCCCGGCCTGGACCCCCAGGGCAACTCCGTCGCCGCGGTGGCCGCCCTGGACCGCTTCACGACCCTGACGGGCCTGAGCGTGTTCTAGCCCCTCCTTCACGCGCCGGACTCCGCCCGGACCCGTTCCCGGGGCGGAGCCCCAGGGGCTTTCAGCCCGTCCGGCGTTTGAGGACCGGGGTCCGGGCAGCGCCCGGGGAACGGCGGAAGGGCGGGTAGGGGAACTCCGCCCCGCGCAGCGGGACAGCCGTAGCGGGGTCAGCCCGGCTGGAGGGTCAGGGCGTAGCGGCGGGAGATGCGGGGGCCGCCCGGCACGGGGGAGCGGTCCTGCAGGGTCATGCCCAGCCGCTCCGCCACCGCGATCGAGCGGACATTCGCATCGTCGATCATCGCCACAACATCCGGCACCCCAGCCCCCCGCACCCGCTCCAGCGTCGCCAGCGCAGCCGCGTACGCGTACCCCCGCCCCCATGCGGAGCGCCCGAGCCGCCACCCGATCTCGATCTCCCCGACCGGCCCCCACCCCTTCGACTCCGGCCACGGCTGCGCCCCGGTGAAACCGAGCACCTCCCCGTCCGCGTCCAGCAGGGTCCACAGGCAGAAGCCGAGGCGCGCGTCGTGCATCCGCTGCCGGGCGGTGATCTCCTCGTAGAAGGAGAGCTCGGCGGGGCCGCCGAGGAACTCCATGACGTCGGGGTCGTGGAAGACCCGGTGCCAGGCGTGCGCGTCCTCGTCCGTGGGCACACGGAGCTGGACGACGGGGAGCGGCCGGGTCGGCGAGGTGGTCACAGGGGGCAGCCCTTCGGATCGCGATCTCTCTCGCTGCATAGACTGCACAGGTCTTGTGCCAATGGGCACCCTTTATCGAGCCTTCGGGAGACCCGCCGTGACCGAGCCCCTCTCCGAGCACTCCGCGGACGTGATCGTCGTCGGGGCCGGGCCCGCCGGCTCGACCACTGCTTATTACCTGGCCAAGGCCGGACTTGACGTCCTGCTCCTGGAGAAGACCGCGTTCCCCCGCGAGAAGGTCTGCGGCGACGGCCTGACCCCGCGCGCCACCAAGCAGCTGGTGTCGATGGGCATCGACATCTCCGAAGAGGCCGGCTGGCTGCGCAACAAGGGCCTGCGCATCATCGGCGGCGGCCAGCGGCTCCAGCTGGACTGGCCGGAGCTGGCCTCCTTCCCCGACTACGGACTCGTCCGCAAGCGCGACGACTTCGACGAGACCCTGGCCCGCCAGGCCCAGAAGGCGGGCGCCCGCCTCTACGAGCGCTGCAACGTCGGCGAGCCCGTACGCGATCCCCGTACCGGCCACATCACCGGCGTGACGGCGAAGCTCGGTGAGGAGAAGACCCCGGTCACCTTCAGCGCCCCGCTCGTGGTCGCGGCCGACGGCAACTCCTCCCGGCTCTCCCTGGCCATGGGCCTGCACCGCCGCGAGGACCGCCCGATGGGCGTGGCCGTACGCACCTACTTCACCTCCCCGCGCCACGACGACGACTACCTGGAGTCCTGGCTGGAGCTCTGGGACCGGCGCGGCGCCGAGGACCGGCTGCTGCCCGGCTACGGCTGGATCTTCGGCATGGGCGACGGCACCTCCAACGTCGGCCTCGGCATCCTCAACTCCTCCTCCGCCTTCAAGGAGCTGGACTGGCGCGAGGTCCTCAAGGCCTGGTGCGCCTCGATGCCGGAGGACTGGGGCTACACCCCCGACAACATGACGCAGCCCATCCGCGGCGCGGCCCTGCCGATGGCCTTCAACCGCCAGCCGCACTACACCAAGGGGCTGCTGCTCGTCGGTGACGCGGGCGGGCTCGTCAACCCGTTCAACGGCGAGGGCATCGCCTACGCGATGGAGTCGGGCCAGATCGCCGCCGACGTCATCGTCCAGGCGCACTCCCGCGCCACCCCGGCCCTGCGCGAACTGACCCTGCACAGCTACCCGAAGGTCCTGAAGGAGACCTACGGCGGCTACTACACCCTGGGCCGCGCCTTCGTGAAGCTCATCGGCAACCCGAAGATCATGAAGGTCGCCGCCCAGCGCGGCCTGAGCCACCCGGTGCTGATGAAGTTCACCCTGAAGATGCTGGCCAACCTCACCGACCCGACGGGCGGCGACGCGATGGACCGCGTCATCAACGGCCTTTCGAAGGTCGCCCCCAAGGCCTGACCCTGGCCCTGGCCCTGGCCCGCGGGACCCCGTACGGGGTCCCGTCCGGGGTGTCCCCGGCAGGTGGGGGCGGGGCGTGGACCCGGCGGACGCAGCGGGCCAGGAGGGCCAGGCCGCAGAGGATCAGGGTGCCCGAGGCCGTCCACTCCAGGGTGAGCTCGAGCGGGGAGCCCGGCTTCTGCCAGGGGCGGGTGGTGGTCAGGAGCCAGCCGCCGAGGGACAGCATGCCGAGCCCGGCGGCGGCCGGGGCGGCATCGGGACCGGATCCGGGGCCGGGGGGTTCGTCGGACGGACTGGTCGTCACGGATCACCACTTCCTGGGGCGACTCGGGCGCGCCCGCCCCGGCCATCTTGGCAGGATCCCGCCCGCTCGGCACGGGGCGACCGCCAGACGGGACGGGCGGACAAGTTGGTTTCCAGGCAGGAAGTTTGGCTGACCAGCAGGCGAGAAGGGCCTTGTCCCAGGTCACCCCGGACTGTTCAATTTCCGAGCGTGAACAGGTCTTCCGTCATACGCTCCCGTCCGCTCCGCCGCCCCGCCCTCCCGGCCGCCGTCCTGCTGGCGCTGGTCCTGGCCGGCTGCTCGGATCCGGACGGCGGCAGCGCGCACGGGGAGCCGGAACTGGGCGAGGTGGCCGTCGCCCCCGCCACCGCCTCGATCTCGCTGCCCCTGGACGCGTACACGGACACCGACGCCGAGACGGTCCGCATGGGGCAGGTGCAGCAGCGGCTGCTCTCCCGGTGCATGGCCCGGTACGGGTTCCCGTACGAGGAGGTCATGCCCTCCGGCCAGGCCGGCGCCCAGGGGCCCGAGGGGCGGCACCGGGCGCTCTTCGGGGCGGCCGACGCGGAGTTCGCGGCGGCCCACGGCTACGACACCACCGCGGGCAAGGGGCGGCCGGTCAAGCCCCCGGCCGCACCGCTGAGCGAGAGCGCCACCCTGGTCATGCACGGCGAACGGCCGGGCGGGGCGCAGGGCGCCGCGCAGCCCCCGGACGCCGCGAGCGAGGAGGAGGCCGCGCAGGTGGACAGCGGCATCGACGTCGGGGGTCAGAAGGTGCCGCCCGGCGGCTGCATCCGGGAGGCGTACCGCAGGCTGTACGCGCCGACGAAGGACAGCGTGGACCTGCTGTTCCCGTTCGGCCTGGCCTCGGAGGCGCACGAACGCTCCAAGGGGGACTCGCGGGTGACCGAGGTGCTGAAGAACTGGTCCGCGTGCATGGAGAAGTCGGGGTACACCGGCCTGAAGGATCCCTACGAGGTCGTCCAGAAGCTCGGCCTGGAAGCCGATCTGGGCGGTCCGAAGGCCGTCACCGCGGCCAAGGCCGACGTCGCCTGCAAGCGCGAGGTGAACCTCGTCGGCGTCTGGGCGGCGGTGGAGAAGGCGTACCAGCAGCGGCTGGTGGAGGAGCAGGCCGAGACCCTCGCGCTGTACAAGAAGCAGCGCGAGGCCCGCTACAAGCTGGCGGCGGGGATCGTCTGAGCC contains:
- a CDS encoding demethylmenaquinone methyltransferase, with translation MTSASLDKQPHEVASMFDGVAANYDLTNDVLSLGQARLWRKEVAKAVGARPGQLVLDLAAGTATSSLPFAATGAYVVPCDFSLGMLREGKKRNPWLPLTAGDATKLPFKDDAFDTVTISFGLRNVQDTDAALRELYRVTKPGGQVVICEFSQPTWAPFRTVYTEYLMRAMPPVARAVSSNPDAYVYLADSIRAWPDQPALAGLLQKAGWSKVAWRNLSGGIVALHRGTKHA
- a CDS encoding glutaminase produces the protein MDYQALLEQVATDIAPLIGSGATAEYIPALASVDPRQFGMAIADLDGNVFGVGDWQTPFSAQSITKVFALALALAEGGDSLWERVGREPSGNPFNSLVQLEYENGIPRNPFINAGALVVTDRLQTLTGDASSELLRFLREESQNPEVTFDAEVAASEQEHGDRNAALAHFMAAYGNIDNPVPMLLEHYFWQCSIEMSCADLARAGRFLARHGLRADGSRLLTRSEAKQVNAVMLTCGTYDAAGEFAYRVGLPGKSGVGGGIVAVVPGACTLAAWSPGLDPQGNSVAAVAALDRFTTLTGLSVF
- a CDS encoding GNAT family N-acetyltransferase — encoded protein: MTTSPTRPLPVVQLRVPTDEDAHAWHRVFHDPDVMEFLGGPAELSFYEEITARQRMHDARLGFCLWTLLDADGEVLGFTGAQPWPESKGWGPVGEIEIGWRLGRSAWGRGYAYAAALATLERVRGAGVPDVVAMIDDANVRSIAVAERLGMTLQDRSPVPGGPRISRRYALTLQPG
- a CDS encoding geranylgeranyl reductase family protein — its product is MTEPLSEHSADVIVVGAGPAGSTTAYYLAKAGLDVLLLEKTAFPREKVCGDGLTPRATKQLVSMGIDISEEAGWLRNKGLRIIGGGQRLQLDWPELASFPDYGLVRKRDDFDETLARQAQKAGARLYERCNVGEPVRDPRTGHITGVTAKLGEEKTPVTFSAPLVVAADGNSSRLSLAMGLHRREDRPMGVAVRTYFTSPRHDDDYLESWLELWDRRGAEDRLLPGYGWIFGMGDGTSNVGLGILNSSSAFKELDWREVLKAWCASMPEDWGYTPDNMTQPIRGAALPMAFNRQPHYTKGLLLVGDAGGLVNPFNGEGIAYAMESGQIAADVIVQAHSRATPALRELTLHSYPKVLKETYGGYYTLGRAFVKLIGNPKIMKVAAQRGLSHPVLMKFTLKMLANLTDPTGGDAMDRVINGLSKVAPKA
- a CDS encoding CPBP family intramembrane glutamic endopeptidase; this encodes MAHPVDDGPVTSRRGFFDRPTLGKAVLVIAGYLAYYLLVGRAIGAVFGDEVDQDDVLATGASIFFALVLPIAIGAVTLLGFSAAIGRLRSVFARRTAVGRPWMWIGPALALIAVVGHAAATDWSIWRPEQILLIALLGVCVGLAEELATRGLAVELLRGAGHSERFVMVVSSLLFALMHGSNVLSGMKVGTVLVTVVYTFGFGVCMYLVMRLTGTIWSAIVLHALTDPTTIFSSGGVDEAVTPHTGGWSLLASTATILMVVFACVAVFLVRGDRPGRADSPGLSDGGGAACRR